One stretch of Eupeodes corollae chromosome 2, idEupCoro1.1, whole genome shotgun sequence DNA includes these proteins:
- the LOC129946322 gene encoding carboxylesterase 5A-like translates to MFLKLFTLSVVFALLFTTANTSNVRRVKRIVGGKAAPPPTPDDPVVFSRKFNRAARVEGFRNKDTGIYSFLGIRYADPPVGMNRFARPRYRRLEGDLNATAFGAPCPQPHPRNPNLVVGKEDCLLLNVYTPQMPDETTGLPVYLWIHPGGFRYGSAAQYDAMPLAQGKVIFVPVQYRLGTLGIIGDGSKEFDGNLAMFDMAAALRWVTDYISFFGGDPKQIKVIGHGSGATSAMYLSMSRLPKSGSISGVVAMSGSALSEYAEDKEPVQSVEEIAHINGCSTSNETEIVECLRGKSVEDIVMKDSEVQAERLYGRAMIKGLSGSVGFSPHVEQADDGRGLPGLITVHPRSSIESGNFSNIPLLIGVAKQETGNAITPKTINEGWGSANDLLNSLVEPLDGLKGFLRVDNITGVVTNTVLPGVEGLSLGLNDILNVPESLNPLQILSKVIESTTDALFNLPAVLTAQTWGKTASAFLYSFEYKGSTSKGINFLRGLPIVSGTDDPEKEEDFVAHGDELGYMFDANDIEGNPLPEARLTKPEDLKVRQNLVSLLVNFANPKRTEGNLNSLFRSVSSGGKGMPFIKIDSKLEFSSDFRACEMLTWGVQLTPSISCKGFADSLGSVTSIVNNVTNVLTNPLGLGSNTNTNPLTNVLNLGGNNNNNNANRPSTGGNRNNPNNRDRPQSPSGIGGWLG, encoded by the exons ATGTTTTTGAAGCTATTCACGCTCAGTGTAGTTTTCGCGCTTCTTTTCACCACAGCAAACACGTCAAATGTTAGACGAGTGAAACGTATAGTTGGCGGTAAAGCTGCCCCACCGCCGACTCCCGATGATCCGGTTGTGTTTAGCCGGAAGTTCAATCGTGCCGCTCGAGTTGAAGGTTTCCGTAACAAAGACACCGGAATTTACTCATTCCTCGGAATACGTTATGCCGATCCACCGGTGGGAATGAATCGCTTTGCAAGGCCAAGATATCGCCGTTTAGAAGGAGACCTTAATGCCACTGCTTTTGGCGCACCCTGTCCTCAGCCACATCCTCGGAATCCAAACCTTGTAGTCGGCAAGGAAGATTGTCTTCTTTTGAATGTCTACACTCCACAAATGCCCGATGAGACTACCGGCCTTCCCGTCTATTTGTGGATTCACCCGGGAGGTTTTCGCTATGGCTCTGCAGCTCAATATGACGCCATGCCTCTGGCCCAAGGGAAGGTTATTTTCGTTCCGGTTCAGTACAGGCTGGGGACTTTGGGGATAATTGGTGATGGATCGAAGGAATTCGATGGAAATTTGGCAATGTTCGATATGGCTGCTGCCCTGAGATGGGTCACAGACTATATTTCGTTTTTCGGTGGAGATCCAAAGCAGATAAAGGTTATTGGGCATGGATCTGGAGCAACTAGTGCAATGTATCTATCGATGTCTCGCTTGCCAAAGAGTGGATCGATCAGTGGTGTAGTGGCGATGTCGGGATCTGCTTTATCTGAATACGCTGAAGATAAGGAACCAGTTCAATCAGTCGAAGAGATAGCCCATATAAACGGTTGCTCAACTTCAAATGAAACTGAAATTGTTGAATGTTTGAGGGGT AAAAGTGTAGAAGACATTGTGATGAAAGACTCCGAGGTTCAAGCCGAACGACTTTACGGCCGTGCAATGATCAAGGGTCTTTCGGGAAGTGTTGGATTCAGTCCACATGTTGAACAAGCTGATGACGGGAGAGGTCTTCCGGGACTTATCACTGTTCATCCAAGAAGTTCTATAGAGAGTGGAAATTTCTCAaatatcccacttctgattggTGTAGCTAAGCAAGAAACTGGAAACGCTATAACTCCGAAGACTATCAATGAAGGATGGGGATCGGCTAACGATCTTTTGAATTCTCTGGTAGAACCTTTGGATGGTTTGAAGGGATTTCTGAGAGTTGATAATATTACTGGAGTTGTAACCAATACGGTATTGCCAGGAGTAGAGGGCTTGAGCTTGGGGTTGAATGATATTCTTAATGTTCCAGAATCCCTCAATCCTCTACAGATTCTTTCAAAG GTCATTGAATCAACGACTGATGCTTTATTCAACTTACCAGCAGTTCTAACTGCTCAAACCTGGGGAAAAACTGCATCAGCATTCCTCTACAGCTTCGAGTACAAAGGATCAACATCTAAGGGCATCAATTTTCTACGTGGGCTTCCCATAGTTTCCGGCACTGACGAtccagaaaaagaagaagactttGTCGCTCATGGAGATGAGCTTGGCTACATGTTTGATGCCAATGACATTGAAGGGAATCCATTGCCAGAGGCTCGTCTCACCAAACCAGAGGATCTGAAAGTTCGACAGAATTTAGTTTCGTTGCTTGTGAACTTTGCAAATCCCAAGCGAACCGAAGGAAACTTAAATAGTCTCTTCCGAAGTGTAAGCTCAGGTGGAAAGGGTAtgccttttataaaaatcgactcaaaattggaattttcaagtgattttcgAGCTTGTGAAATGTTGACGTGGGGTGTTCAGTTAACACCATCAATTTCATGCAAAGGCTTTGCTGACTCCTTGGGATCGGTGACAAGTATTGTCAATAATGTCACCAATGTTCTGACCAATCCATTAGGCTTGGGctcaaatacaaatacaaatcctTTGACAAATGTCCTGAACTTGGGCggaaataataacaataataatgcCAACAGACCTTCAACTGGTGGAAACAGAAATAATCCGAATAATCGCGACAGGCCCCAATCACCATCAGGCATCGGAGGATGGTTGGGTTGA